The Rhopalosiphum maidis isolate BTI-1 chromosome 4, ASM367621v3, whole genome shotgun sequence region tttagaattttgattttaaaagtttcatttaaactatttaatttaatatatatgtttctatttgaatttttttttcatttataaattcatctaAATAATCTGAAAATTGTGCCACTCTTTAGTAGCCAggcttttatttcattaaatttcaaaGGTTCAATAGTTTGAACTATGTTGGAGTTACaaaaagcaaataaaaaaGGTAGAAAATCTAATTCTGTAGACCAAAAAAcaccaccaaaaaaaaaaaaaaggaaacatAAGAAGTCTATTCGACCGGAAATTAGATATGACAATAttgatcattattcattaaaaatagtaactgCAAGTCAAGCTTCTCGTTGCTTTGATGAAAACTGTACATCcagaacaaaatacatttgtgaAAAATGTGAATATGCTGTATGTCCTGAACGTTTGAAGTCATATCATACAGAAcagtaaaagtattattattattatattatccattGTACAAATTTGCACAATTGGTGCATAATTTTGACTGTTTCTatcaaaaaagtttaattgtatttaaatttgttattttattatatattatatgttgtgtAACTGGACATAGGCAATCCACAATCGTTACTAATGTTCCTAATTGaaagttttattatgtacaagtaGTGCATCATTTCGACTGTTTCTATCAAAAaagttcgtttttattttaacttgttattattatatattatatactgtgtaACTGTAGACAGGGGTAATGGTAATCtactatttttacttatgCTTCTAATCAATTGaagaaatatgttttgttttgtctttcattattttatgatctatatagttttattatgcaCAGGTAGTTCATACTTGTGATCAGTAAAAAACTATTCAggttctgtttttttttaaatacttttaacggattttatacattaaaaaacttaatcaatgttaactaatattataagagttatgtttgaatgttaaatatacaagtttataattcttttaaaaaatatataaataatttaaaaatttttttttattatttttcccaaCATCTAGAAGCAACAAGCTAAATGAttctgaattttaatatttcatttttaagaaaaaaaaatctcatgcatatgaaaagtttaaataatttacaaaatactcAGATACATTTTCTGTGCTTATAAATCGTATACCGTAGTATTGAAGGGCGCAGTTTAGATTTATCCTTttgatatagataaatattcggacacagtttataaaaaaaggttgTTTGGACGCAGTTAACTCGGTTTAATACGTACTATAGTATAGATATCATACGAATGGCAAAAATCGATCTGAACCGTTTTTCAATTTAGATTAGGACAAAACTATATGAagtattgttttgaatttgaacGTGAAAATTATGGCGTTCGAAAATGATGCCACAGAGTTTGattaatctaaaattgtaatgattttgttaaaacCAGGCAGTTATCTAGATTTTATTGTCGTTATTTATTCCCATTTTTGCGATTTTatccaaaattattatctacctATCTCGTGGAAACAGTTATCGTGATGTTCAATTTTCAATCCAGATACTTGGGATACTATATATAGATAGAGATGTGAAGACGTGTGTTGTagcgaaaatattatttgaaattttgtagGGTTAACAGTGgctagcaaaaaaaaaaataaataatattataataaaaaaaaaaaagcacacGTAATAAAGAACCAATAAAGTTTCAGGGTGGAAGAAGTGCATTTGATGACCGTTcccatcaatatttaatacgggcaatataatatgtagggcACAAAGACCATAGtacaacttttttattttccttttataataatataaaataaggagATGGAATAAAACACAGTGGCTTATCCTATCATTACTAtcctgtttattatataaatattgtggataggtaataggtatattgttatattgctCGTCATGTTTGTCATtctatatatgtatctatacaGGATCTTCCAAATTTAATGCGACAAAAGTGGTGGTGgttatatcaattttacacgatcctgtatatgtataccggttcatacattaattttgctgtataattttatgaataatattcctATAACCCCCACCCCCACGAAATCATAtcgaaactttaaaatattactaacgatatttgaaattttaataaaaatcagttaTTCCACTTTtagaagaataaataaataaatcttaataaaatataaattatacatacttttcaaatttttatctaCATCAGATAAAAGATTGATTCTTGAAATTGTGCTATTTGGAAACTcttgtgatttaaaattcgaTAAATAACGTTTTTGCTTCAGTAAAGTATCACTTTTAGGAgggttattacttaaaaaacaaattttattaatgttaagcatattaaaatatattcaaataaaaaatagtaaagtaGGTAACCGCTCTGCTTTACATTAAGTGTCATGTGTACTTATACTTCGTCATCAAATAAGTCACTaatatatgtgttaaatttaagttcaataataaatcattacgtACGGAAATCGATTCAGAGCAAAGACAATTTGTCagcctatattatactaagtatattactatataagtaatattagtaataagtatatatacactaGCCGATCCTGACTTCCTGAGTTTGGCGTTgactatagaaaattaaataatgccaATGGATTTACTCTGTCTaagttcaaataaattaaaacaacacatattcgtatttttaaaatagtgtaaTTTGGGTGGTTTtgatctattataaattacaagagtaagattataatatatacaattccaataactattttatttctataactaGTGACACATTAGCACTGTATaagaaacaaacaaaatatttgtttttcatgaGTCAATAAATACTTGATGAGCCtcctttaaaatacaaaatattcccGTTTTTCTTTATTCCTCCCcctcaattattttgaaagtacCATGCATTTTTCGCTTCAAAGTAAAAAGtagattcaaatttttaccaGAAATCACGCACAAAGTTAAAGACTGAATCATTTTTACTGTATCTAAAATGGATAAAATTAActcatttgataaaaaaaaataaaaatgaacacttattgtttttatgtggtttttcatttttcaagtttaatatttgtatatttacataatataacatatttaagtatggttgtttaaataaatgtaaaaaaaaaatcaacgaaTACATCCAGCCATCCAGGATAAAAGTTCTAGCTCTGAATATTAGACAAGTATaattaatcttatattattaggtaatctataataatgaaattttgatcgtttttgaagttttttgaaaatttgaaaattttaaattttaaacataattacaatattattgattttatcatattgtatttgataaaTGTAAGAGCAAAAATACATTGTACAGAGTGCAATTATTCATGATGTGATATAAAAGATattgatcaaaatatataatttataatgattaatgaccaACTGCAATTATAATAgcttaataaatgattatctaaaatacaaactaattCCAGTTTGCTTCAAGACCCTTCCGGGGTTAGACCTCGCCACTATGGcaccattaatattaaagattgaaacattttttaactagaaaaatacaaaaataaatataaaaaacacacatctttgtaaaatcaatacatttattactcaGAAATTGAATTTAGGAATGATATAAGTAGGTAACTATACACAATTTACTACATACAtcagatatattaaatatagaaatatgtacgtattaggtatgtgtataaatgatatttgtttatatttgcaCGAcagttttttcattaaattttatatttttaaataatattaataatactttattgtgGTATTAATTCTCTgtcgattaaattaaattttaaatttcaaacatataattttaaagtcatACCTAGCTGATAATGttcagtataattaaatattaacacgtatacctattaatataactaaaatatctattatattttattctttagtaACCTTAGAGTTAGAGAGCAGGTTATTTTAAGAAGGTTAAACatccaattatattaaaaattaatacaagcgGCACACTGCATGTCTACATAGTAACTAGAAGTTACTAAGTAAGGTATACTAATGTTAACTCACTCACCTCGGTGGATTTGTACAAGTCAGTTTGTAAAGTgtgattattttcaatttaataataatgattaatcaataataactgcattcataaaatattacgaacGGAACTAAATGtctgaattttatatatatacctaggtgcttcttaaaaatataaatacaataaaattataggagtatattattgtattaattagtggctattatttttaaatgttcatattcATAGTATATGGTCTTTACAAAGATTATTATCTAGGTTAGACGTTCTCAGTAAGTGAGTAGACTgagataggtatattatagataggtacattacctataggtacctataaaagtATGCCAATAACTTAGAAACATTTGtttctaattttgatttaaggtACTTAAATTCCACTTCAAGatgttcaaaaaaatcatttgcttaacaatttaaagtaaaaattgataGGCAAGTGGATACCGCTCTACTGtacattaaatatcataaatgagTCACTATATATgggtgtattaaatttgaatttaaataaatttcaatacttcattttatataaaaaaacaatttagagCGGAGACGGTCTCGTCGGTCTCAATCACTAACTATACTTcgtgatatgttttttttttttttttatagctattagccatttaatttacatttagtattaccgtaagttaatataatttttgtttggataatttagtagatatttaattattataaattataacaatatacattttttatacattattcatttatataattcgaaatttaattacatctttctctgtaaataataaatatcaaaaaacggtaataatagaaacatagtataatagataatattttaaaataaatcaaaaatgtaatttcgtatagttaaatacataggaataaataataataatatgtaaagttttaagttcccatgaataatgtttttaaactaaaacaagataattaacattgtttagatgaataatttgcccaaatttaaatttaaaaatgtctatccaaaaaaattgtcttatatatttattagattttattttttcactatgAATTACTTATGAAcaactttattttcaaatttcttagcctagatataaaaataaaattttttatgaatttatagctatacataaaatggttagcaattattgtaatttttacgaATTTCGTAAATTTGAATATCGTATTGctaaaaattgtgactataaaatgtcgatatttttgactgaaaaacaaaaaacttataaggagatttgtataaatatttcaagcaTTTCTACTAAgtgaataatttgtaatcgacatttataaaaaaaaaaaagaaagaatttcaaaataatattataagtatttggtTCTACGTTCTACTTATGGTTATTATTCTTGAGTTAcacacaaagaaaaaaaacaaaataaattttgtagaaattaaatttgcttaaaaatcaacatttcccctaatatttttattctgtcctctttaaagtacaaacttgatccaatgtaaaaaattactctcaaaatttaaaattgaagtattttatcAACCTCTTACGGTgtacacaaaacaaaaaaatacacacacatcattgtaaaataaatacgttcaTCTCTGCGCTCAGATTTAAAAAGATGATTTAGATGTGATACttgaaatggaaaaaaaatgtattaaacattttagtagTCTATGTAAGTTTACCCAAACAATGTATTAGACTCATAAAGTGGGTGTTCATATAAATTTCGTTTAAATGGTatgtataaattcatatatccatcatttgagattttttttaagttagtatgtatatttatattattataaacatcagTGCCGTAATCAGGATTTTTTTCGGGGGGGGgggattaatttttaatggccaattataacaacaaattaaGTTTACACTGCATTtctgacaataatataattatacacattatcaaATCAAGATAAAGTAAGTGTGACAAGAGCGGCGTTGCTTTATCATCACAAacggtaattaaattaatacacttGTTGTgtctgacatttttttttttttttgaagggtCTTGAACCCGGTCTAAAATATTAGGGGATGCTGTAGGCTcacaaataaatacctaatttaatttacttactttAATGCTTTCCAAAAAGTAGGAGGATCTTCTggattattttcatatcaatagtaattagtaacaactgtacaaactacaaatacagataatttttttggtatattaaaaacactaaataacttttttgtcCGTTTTTAATCaccaaaataaaactataatattggatGGTGACCGCATGAccgcataatatttattagataataatatttttttttaaattagatgtatattttaaaataaactttaatattttatatttatacaaaaatttacttttgaataattctGTTATAAGAATTCTCTACGCTATATTGCATAGGATATAACTCACATTCTCActattttatgcttaaattataatttaatcttaaataatcaaaacaatttgGGGGGTTAAAATATATCCCCTACCCCCCTAGTTGCGTCAATGAATGTTCTAAGTCATTACACTTAGAAATCAGGAGTATTTGCTTATATCCTTTAGAATTTAGGTTTAGGTAGAGCCGTGCCGTGGGGGGGGGGCTAGGAGGTAGGCGCCCCGGGCGCATGGTTTAAATAGAAcgccaaaaaaattgaaatgcataatgataaataaaatagagagcgaatatttttaattttaccctGGGTGCCAAATCTTAACGGCACTCAGTACCGTACTGAAGTAGACCCAAGCGAGTTTACATTGTTCACAGGttagataacaattaaaacaaaagttgACAGTTGCGTGTTACCTGTAGTTAGGTACATAATTCTTATCTATTAGATACATTTACATGACATGCATTTACAGTAGAACTCCGATTATCCGGACTAATTCATGTCAAGGGTGGTCCAGATAAGCAAATATCCAGATAATTGACGTATGATATatcaaaagttatataattgtatgaatatattgtatgtatgtatttattattaatatatatgtaatataatttaaaatttgtaaccataaacaaataattttattatgtatttaactgAAGCAAAATAagtcttaattataatatgtgatatatttttaaatcaaaaaaaagctttttttCTCGTCTGGATAATCGGAGTTCTTCAATTTATATCAGTAGATATCTACATAGCTACATGATACAAGATAATTAGTATCTAATGAATCATAAGCtaatatattgaatgtatatttttaaatatcttctcaaattgtattatcattcAATACTTTTGTATGAGTAGTAGATTAGTAGATATCCATTATTCATGGGTATCAGACTTTTTGGTACTtacctaaatagtaaatacccaataaaatattttttaaaaatattgaatttattaatgtcaGTCACAACCatgattcaaaatataagattgctttttatttgaaaaccgTTAAGCTCACAGGAGAGAAAGATTCTTACTATCTGCTTATTACCTAAATAGTAGtatagtacctatgtatagtattacaaaaaaatagcatcttaaaaattttatacagatatgtataaattgattagtacaatatattataagaaattaattataaacaaaatataacgatTTGGTAGGTGTCTACCTATCTTTGCagagcatttaaaaaatgtaataaaactcACCAAATACCAATCCGATATCTCATATTTATTTCActcaaatgtatataattgacctttataaattgaaatcaattgaaactgatttattttctttgattattagacaattataaatttgtaaacctATGTgtcaatgttaaaataatttgtagttttttttattatactttggttaatttgtttaaataataaatgtcaagGTTAGATTAGCACCTAGACattgaataaacaatttaaaaaacagcaacaaaatactaaataagcaAAAACTAGtagtaaatataacttaatatgtattgtattatatacttatgtatacatattcatcatttaatttaaatagattcaagaaaatatatgttaGGCACAAGGAAACTCTTCGTTATCTTGGATAATAGCAcatcaatatatcattattcattaccaCTTTGaaagcaatatatttttagaacttttAGAAAacgctatttttaattaaaatttcttaaagaGATTCATGATGTATCtacagcaaaataaataaaaaatttatgtaaaattaatagttttgtccagaaacaaaaaaacgtatttaactgttacaatttttaatttgatctgttattatataatatttataaaataattattaattaccaactaaagtattgtttttttaaattatataacatttagtaaattatcaCAAGtaagactatattttttattcattttaaataatatattggaatgcaaaattgtatgtaaaatataatgctatGTAAATATGGTAAGGATGGAAAAGAACACAGATAAAATGTGCAACAAGAAAAACTAATAcactttttaacaaaaaaaaattagatattatcaAAACTATAAACTAAAGAAAATCAAGAGAAGTAAAAGATAGTTGATTATCTGTCATTTAAAGAAGCTGATACACCAATACATTTTGTGGCAATGAGTAAGAATTGCATGTAATAAGTGAGAGGTATATATTGGATTCAATAATACTACAGTACAAATTTACTGTCAATGGTTAAtcttatatgattaaaaaaacaatgcatATGTAACTACTCAaagaatgattttaattttatctacttACAATCAGTCATggcttatatattaaatctatataaaaaaaaaaaaacaaaattaattaaaaacatcaacACAAAATTAACATGTGAAAAGTGATCAACTGTCaagctttataaatatatggtaCCTACTATGAAATGTAATACTAAGTTTTTAGAAAAGGTTttgatatttctaaattacaaataaaattactttttagtatatttgtagtctaagatttatatataaatgtgaatgaatctagaattattaaagaatattacttaaattatttgagaagtaattttaactttaaactaaagttaaaacattatttgaattttttttttaaaaaaaactagataTTTAAACAGTCATAGAATgtacaacaaaaaattaatttgaatgttGTGACATAATTCTTTCAAATAACACATTTATGTGTTGAGTTACACGATACATAAGAATAAATCCAAAAAAGGAAAAAGGCAATGTTATAAATAGTGCTATTCCttcaaatatcaattttgGAGCAAAAATTTTCCACATCATCAAATGACGTGAATGAATGGTAGCTGCTGCCATGACCATAGccacctaatataatatataaaaaaaaataacaattatatcttGTAATCaatcaaacattaaaatgttagcagataatatttaatacttacccTAAAGCAATTGGCCAGAATATATTTAGCAGTTAAATCAAATGCGCCATGTATCATCTGTCTTGATTTTTcagctaataataattcaccTCTAGCCATTGTTTGTTCATCTTCATCTTTGGGAGGCAAAGATTTTCCTGACCAAGCACCATGGATAGAAAATGGACAAATTAATAGAagctataataaaacataaaaatcaaatttaatataatagtgaatacatatttaaaataataattttaagctcaaaattataaatttatgaaaattgtgTTAAACATTAAGGTATGGTaaagaaaattcataaatatattattatttatgtatttaatgataataagtttattaaaaaacataataacactaagtaaaaaaaaaccaatatacttaaaaaataaactgaacaaaataaaaattatttttgtataaattaccgGCAATAAAAATGCATGAACAGCATGTGAAAAAAACGTGtttgctaaaataaaaaatccagGAAGCCATGTATTGTTTTCTATATCTGACTGTAACACAAATGCAGCATTCCAATGTATTGCAGGGAATGAAGGATTATGTCCAGTACCGTAGAACCAGTATGACGACGATAAAGTCCACAGCAAAATATACAACCAGCTCACAGTATATAATTcatctaaaacaataatttttaatcttttgtatagttttatatcaagtatcatatacctacaaaatgttcatatacatattatgtagtaaataaatttaattttaaatgtgaatTTACTAActtaaaagatattatatacatccataatgataatgaacaatctgtataaaattattcataaatactaACTGATTTTGGTACACTGATTATGCCTTATGACCGAAACAATCATGGCCATTATCCAGATGGAAATAATCATGATAACTACTGACACTGCATATACATATCCAAATAGCAATCCtccaaaaatacataacaatattgaaaatatcagAAATGTTGCACTGTAAACTGTAGCAAGTCCATACACTATTGGATAACCTTGAATATGTGGACCTAGCTGcattttcacaatattttttgctaTTCTGAGAACCAGTTGATAAAAATTCTCTGATTGATTATTAGCTTTTCCTTCTTGTAAGTCTACATAGTGTACAAGCAATGGGCTTACAAATAATGTCATCATTAGTAAtgcagttaataatataataacatttggtATGTACGCCACATATGGTATGGTATGCTTGACACGTTGAAATGAAGATTCAAATATCCAATGAACAGATAACAGTACAGTAAATATTCTTGGTAAAATCGAAGACAGATAAACATTTAGAGAACATCCAGTTAGATTTCCAGAACATTTCAATGACTTATGTACAACAGTAAcagaaattactataaaaattatggaaattattgaatttccaGTTTTGGTTTGAGCTCCATCTTCAAAACACCATCCTTGTTCTTCACGGCATTTCCAAAATGAATGAGAGTAACGCATTATAATGCATAACAAAATTGAACACCATACAACCTTGCAGTTTAATGATGTGATCCAGTGTTTAAGTGAAAAgtttttaggttttattttattgcgaAACCATGTTTTTctgttttctaatttaaatctCACAACAAGATACCATAGTAGGAGAACAAATGATGTATGCAATACATACGATTCCTCAATGATGTaactattagaaaaaaatccaAGAGTAGTTAATACAGTAAATAtgcgtattaatattttatcaggtTTGTTTGTATTAAGAAAATCTTGTGTTAATGTCGACCAACAAGCTACACAAAATAAGGAAAGaaaaatagtacctattaatccagtaacaaaaaatacgacagttatatgaattatcttataaaaataaaatagaaatgcaattaaattcaatggAACAACTATAGAAAACATAATGAGTACTTGTGTGCcagttattttatcataatgatCTAAAGCAGATGAGCCAACAAGTAAGAAACTAAAGTATAATGATACAAACATTAGGACTAAACCTTTATAAATAGAACTTTCATCAAAACGTATCCAAACTTCTTCACATGCTCTTCTACTTAGTTGCATAAAATTTTCACAActttttacaaatgtattatgttgaatatctaacattttgaatgaatctttaataaaatgaatatgctTATCATTAAgttcatcattttttaatgaatatgttGTAAGATAATCATTGATTTGTTTAGCATTTCTCCAAATACTATTGACTAAATGAAAGTTCTGAGGTAAAGCTGATTTTATAAGAGAGCCAATATTTGAGAATGGAATAGGAACACCCATTAATGTTGATATAGTTGGTACTAAGTCaacttgttttatatcacTTTCTGTTTTTGGTTGTAATTCTTGAGATGATGACAATACAAAAAGAGCAGATGTTAATTCATTTTCAGATTCTCCCCCGTGGTCACCTGAAAACAaagtaattttcttaaatattaaataatacttgagTTGATgtagaaaatgtatatttatataccatttGATGTCATTCCGTGATCACCAAATACAAAAAGCATGATATTTTCACGTCCAAGAATCTCTTTTAACATGTctctgaaatttaaattaatatattaatatataaaatctatataaatagtgataaactgaataataaattaaaatttaaaaaacttctcACCTCAAAACTACATTTATTTCACTAAGTTTCCTTTCCATTTCTTTGTGATTTGGTCCATATCTATGACCACAATGGTCAACTCCTAAAAAATGAGCAATCAACACATCCCAATCATCCTTCACAATTTCAGGATATAAATTTTTCTTGATTCCTTCATCAACAGTATCCAAATCCCAAACATTAAAACTTGGATATGTATAATTTCTGTAAAATCTTTTAGGAAATAAATTTGCCCATGTATCATCTCCCATAAACACAactttttttccattattcaCTAATTGATCTATAACATTATCTTCCAATAATTCTTCAGTTGCAAAATTTGAACCAACATCTATAAAAGTAGGCAAACTTCCAGTAGTAAGAGCAGTTAATCTTTGCATAGTAGTGGTCGGGGGATCAGCAATGAATTTGTATAATCTTGACTGTTTCGGATAACTGGCCAATATGTCTCTGAACACTGTGATCTTGTTCGTATATGGCATGTCCTGATCAGAATGAATGACAAAATCATGGCGCAAGGCGTCAATAATTATCATCACCACCTTTGTATTGGTTTTTGTACAATTCTGTGTCAACTCTCGGAGAGAATCAACATCGGTTTCACAGATAGACTT contains the following coding sequences:
- the LOC113548929 gene encoding GPI ethanolamine phosphate transferase 3 — protein: MCLVLKYVFILLWLIYTFASIILLFGKGLLLHRDVLPNKSICETDVDSLRELTQNCTKTNTKVVMIIIDALRHDFVIHSDQDMPYTNKITVFRDILASYPKQSRLYKFIADPPTTTMQRLTALTTGSLPTFIDVGSNFATEELLEDNVIDQLVNNGKKVVFMGDDTWANLFPKRFYRNYTYPSFNVWDLDTVDEGIKKNLYPEIVKDDWDVLIAHFLGVDHCGHRYGPNHKEMERKLSEINVVLRDMLKEILGRENIMLFVFGDHGMTSNGDHGGESENELTSALFVLSSSQELQPKTESDIKQVDLVPTISTLMGVPIPFSNIGSLIKSALPQNFHLVNSIWRNAKQINDYLTTYSLKNDELNDKHIHFIKDSFKMLDIQHNTFVKSCENFMQLSRRACEEVWIRFDESSIYKGLVLMFVSLYFSFLLVGSSALDHYDKITGTQVLIMFSIVVPLNLIAFLFYFYKIIHITVVFFVTGLIGTIFLSLFCVACWSTLTQDFLNTNKPDKILIRIFTVLTTLGFFSNSYIIEESYVLHTSFVLLLWYLVVRFKLENRKTWFRNKIKPKNFSLKHWITSLNCKVVWCSILLCIIMRYSHSFWKCREEQGWCFEDGAQTKTGNSIISIIFIVISVTVVHKSLKCSGNLTGCSLNVYLSSILPRIFTVLLSVHWIFESSFQRVKHTIPYVAYIPNVIILLTALLMMTLFVSPLLVHYVDLQEGKANNQSENFYQLVLRIAKNIVKMQLGPHIQGYPIVYGLATVYSATFLIFSILLCIFGGLLFGYVYAVSVVIMIISIWIMAMIVSVIRHNQCTKINELYTVSWLYILLWTLSSSYWFYGTGHNPSFPAIHWNAAFVLQSDIENNTWLPGFFILANTFFSHAVHAFLLPLLLICPFSIHGAWSGKSLPPKDEDEQTMARGELLLAEKSRQMIHGAFDLTAKYILANCFRVAMVMAAATIHSRHLMMWKIFAPKLIFEGIALFITLPFSFFGFILMYRVTQHINVLFERIMSQHSN